A genomic stretch from Desulfohalobium retbaense DSM 5692 includes:
- the murD gene encoding UDP-N-acetylmuramoyl-L-alanine--D-glutamate ligase: MHGLLHPGQLKGHCAAVLGAGRSGLGAARLLDFLGADIRLLEKSPERLSSDVEQEAQTKGWTVRTGEHAAADFDGVQMVVPSPGVPVHRLVHLFPQTVQIISELELASWFVNEPIVAVTGSAGKTTTTTLIAHILETAGRRVFSGGNLGTPLSEYVLAQDQADVLVLEVSSFQLVHASSFHPKVAVLLNVAPNHLDYHEEMEAYVLAKLKLFAKQQPGDLAIAPYALKEDLESRHFSAADRVYFVPNDRFSCPQLPGEHNQANIEAAYLACRYLGVDEQAVAEALASYQPQAHRLQIVGTWNGVKVVDDSKATTIESLQAALRSFEEPIVLLAGGQFKGGDPSLVADLIRTRVKEVVLFGDNRDVFESAWQGLAPMRWFPTLEDAVDHGATTTQSGDVLLLSPATASFDLFTDYKHRGAVFQEAARRCLTTAAGGPSDGAPTAQ; encoded by the coding sequence GTGCACGGTTTGCTGCATCCCGGACAACTTAAAGGGCATTGCGCCGCAGTGCTCGGAGCCGGTCGGTCCGGCTTGGGAGCCGCCCGGCTTTTGGATTTTCTCGGGGCGGATATCCGTTTGCTGGAAAAATCCCCTGAGCGTCTTTCGTCCGACGTGGAGCAGGAGGCCCAAACCAAGGGATGGACGGTGCGGACCGGGGAGCATGCGGCGGCGGATTTTGATGGCGTGCAGATGGTGGTCCCGAGCCCAGGTGTGCCGGTACACCGTCTGGTCCATTTATTTCCTCAGACGGTGCAGATCATCTCCGAACTCGAACTCGCCTCCTGGTTCGTCAATGAACCGATTGTCGCAGTCACCGGTTCGGCGGGGAAGACCACAACGACGACCTTGATTGCCCATATTCTGGAAACGGCCGGGCGCCGGGTCTTCAGTGGTGGAAATCTGGGCACGCCCCTCTCGGAATATGTCCTCGCTCAGGACCAGGCCGACGTGCTGGTTTTGGAAGTCAGCAGTTTTCAGCTTGTCCATGCCAGCAGTTTCCACCCTAAGGTGGCTGTCTTGCTCAATGTGGCCCCCAATCATCTCGATTACCACGAGGAGATGGAAGCCTATGTCCTGGCCAAGCTCAAACTCTTCGCCAAACAGCAGCCTGGAGATTTGGCCATCGCGCCGTATGCGTTGAAAGAGGATCTTGAAAGCCGCCACTTCTCAGCAGCCGACCGGGTCTATTTTGTTCCCAATGATCGTTTTTCTTGTCCCCAACTGCCGGGGGAACACAATCAGGCCAATATTGAGGCCGCCTATCTCGCCTGCCGTTATCTTGGTGTTGACGAACAGGCTGTGGCTGAGGCGCTGGCCAGCTATCAGCCCCAGGCGCATCGCCTGCAGATCGTCGGGACCTGGAACGGGGTGAAAGTGGTGGACGATTCCAAAGCCACGACCATCGAGTCCCTCCAGGCCGCTTTACGCAGTTTCGAGGAACCGATCGTTCTGTTGGCTGGCGGCCAGTTCAAGGGGGGCGATCCAAGCCTGGTGGCGGATTTGATCCGTACCAGGGTCAAAGAAGTGGTCCTTTTTGGCGACAATCGCGACGTTTTTGAATCGGCCTGGCAGGGGCTGGCACCGATGCGTTGGTTCCCGACCCTGGAAGATGCCGTGGATCATGGAGCCACAACAACCCAATCCGGGGATGTGCTTCTCTTGTCCCCGGCCACGGCCAGTTTCGATCTGTTTACCGATTACAAGCACCGCGGGGCGGTCTTCCAGGAAGCCGCCCGGCGGTGCCTGACAACAGCAGCAGGTGGACCCTCGGATGGCGCACCAACCGCGCAATAG
- the ftsW gene encoding putative lipid II flippase FtsW, whose translation MAHQPRNSRDASGRMDYWLFGAVLVMLCVGLLMVLSASGVMAERLWEDQYHFFRRHLVYVAIGLAALLAAAWVSRRVVYKLIYVWLGLACLSLAATMSPWGTSAGGAARWVDLGLVSFQPLEVAKVALVLYLAYFFSRKQEQIKSFSVGFLPPVLVTSVFGLLLLLQPDYGGTVYIAALFFFMSLVGGARLKYLIPSFVFAGFAGALLVWQEPYRVRRWLAFLDPFQDAQDAGYQLVQSLYALGSGRLWGVGLGASRQKLLFLPEAHNDFILAVLGEELGFLGVSIVFTCLAVVLWRSLAIALGQQDMQDRLTAYGLGLILVLGGLLNAAVVLGAVPPKGTPMPFISYGGTQLVVSCLCAGVLLNISRQERG comes from the coding sequence ATGGCGCACCAACCGCGCAATAGCCGGGACGCATCCGGTCGCATGGATTATTGGCTCTTCGGAGCCGTACTGGTCATGCTCTGCGTGGGACTATTAATGGTCCTCAGCGCCAGTGGGGTTATGGCTGAACGGCTGTGGGAAGACCAATACCATTTTTTCCGCCGCCATCTCGTCTATGTCGCCATCGGCCTGGCGGCCCTCCTGGCTGCGGCCTGGGTCTCACGCCGGGTGGTCTACAAATTGATCTATGTGTGGCTGGGGCTGGCGTGTCTGAGCCTGGCCGCGACCATGAGCCCATGGGGCACCAGCGCTGGCGGCGCGGCGCGGTGGGTCGACCTCGGCCTGGTCAGCTTTCAGCCGCTGGAAGTGGCCAAAGTCGCACTTGTCCTGTACCTGGCGTATTTCTTCAGTCGCAAACAGGAACAGATCAAGTCCTTCAGCGTCGGTTTTCTGCCCCCGGTCCTGGTGACGTCGGTCTTTGGCCTTTTGCTGCTTTTGCAACCGGACTACGGCGGTACCGTCTACATCGCGGCACTGTTTTTCTTCATGAGCCTCGTTGGCGGGGCGCGGTTGAAGTACCTGATCCCGTCGTTCGTGTTTGCCGGATTCGCCGGGGCCTTGCTGGTCTGGCAGGAACCGTATCGAGTCAGACGGTGGCTGGCTTTTCTGGACCCTTTCCAGGATGCCCAGGACGCCGGGTATCAATTGGTTCAATCTCTGTATGCCCTGGGGTCCGGGCGCTTATGGGGTGTTGGACTGGGCGCCAGTCGGCAGAAATTGTTGTTTTTGCCCGAGGCCCACAACGATTTCATTTTGGCGGTGCTGGGCGAAGAATTGGGATTTCTCGGGGTTTCGATTGTTTTTACTTGCTTGGCCGTGGTCTTGTGGCGCTCTCTGGCCATCGCCCTGGGGCAACAGGATATGCAGGACCGGCTGACTGCGTACGGGCTGGGTTTGATTCTGGTCCTGGGGGGGTTGCTCAACGCCGCTGTCGTTTTGGGGGCTGTTCCGCCGAAAGGAACACCGATGCCGTTTATCAGCTATGGAGGCACGCAATTGGTCGTCTCCTGTCTCTGCGCCGGAGTGCTGCTCAATATTTCACGTCAGGAGCGCGGGTGA
- the murG gene encoding undecaprenyldiphospho-muramoylpentapeptide beta-N-acetylglucosaminyltransferase — protein MRCVVFATGGTGGHIFPALAVAEEVRRRYPDADLLFFGGKQGPEGRLARAAGLEFHALPAKGVLGRGLRSAASLVWLSRSLAACWWQFHKRRPDVVLGLGGYAGFVPPLAATLSRIPCAIHEQNSIPGVTNRILGKRVDRVFVSFADEHGFFPNNKVVFTGNPVRREILALRASQSERLPRDAEHRVLILGGSQGAKGINAAVVQALPSFARSQMQLWHQTGAREFADIQAAYTEAGLGERACVEPFIEDMAKAYEWADLVVCRAGATTIAELTAVGKPSVLIPFPHATHNHQQRNAASLEAAGAAMVLGQHYLQEVNLARAIGDLVDLPGKLKEMGRAAKQIGRPEAAAKVVDQLEELANTRRKKKTFKYSRST, from the coding sequence ATGCGCTGCGTAGTCTTTGCCACCGGCGGCACCGGAGGACATATCTTTCCGGCCCTAGCTGTGGCCGAAGAGGTCCGGCGTCGCTATCCTGATGCGGATCTGCTCTTTTTCGGCGGCAAACAGGGCCCTGAAGGGCGTCTGGCCCGGGCAGCCGGTCTCGAATTTCATGCCTTGCCGGCCAAAGGGGTGCTCGGCCGTGGCCTGCGTTCTGCCGCTTCGCTGGTCTGGTTGAGCCGGAGTCTGGCAGCATGTTGGTGGCAGTTTCACAAGCGGCGTCCGGATGTGGTTCTCGGCCTTGGAGGGTATGCCGGGTTCGTCCCGCCTCTGGCCGCGACCTTGAGCCGTATCCCCTGCGCAATCCATGAGCAAAACAGTATCCCTGGGGTCACGAACAGAATCCTGGGCAAACGCGTTGACCGGGTCTTTGTTTCTTTTGCCGACGAGCACGGGTTCTTTCCCAATAATAAAGTGGTCTTTACCGGCAATCCGGTCCGCCGGGAGATTTTAGCTCTGCGCGCCTCCCAGTCAGAGCGGTTGCCAAGGGATGCGGAACACCGGGTTTTGATTTTGGGGGGCAGCCAGGGGGCAAAGGGCATTAACGCCGCCGTGGTCCAGGCCTTGCCGAGTTTTGCCCGCAGCCAGATGCAACTGTGGCACCAGACAGGAGCCCGGGAATTTGCGGATATTCAGGCCGCCTACACCGAGGCCGGGCTGGGAGAGCGGGCGTGTGTGGAACCGTTTATCGAGGACATGGCCAAGGCCTATGAGTGGGCGGATCTCGTGGTCTGCCGGGCAGGCGCGACGACCATCGCCGAACTGACTGCAGTGGGCAAGCCTTCGGTTCTTATTCCGTTCCCTCATGCAACACACAACCACCAGCAGCGCAACGCGGCCTCGCTTGAAGCCGCCGGTGCGGCCATGGTCCTCGGTCAGCATTATCTCCAGGAAGTCAATCTGGCCCGGGCCATCGGGGATCTGGTCGACCTGCCGGGCAAACTCAAGGAGATGGGCCGCGCCGCAAAGCAGATCGGGCGGCCTGAAGCGGCCGCAAAGGTCGTCGATCAACTGGAAGAACTGGCCAATACGCGCCGGAAAAAGAAGACCTTCAAATACTCTCGCTCCACGTGA
- the murC gene encoding UDP-N-acetylmuramate--L-alanine ligase, with protein sequence MQFKIQHIHMIGIGGAGMSGIAEVLLSLGYTVTGSDLSENAAVRRLRELGATIYPGHARGYLGDAEVVVRSSAVADDNPELIQAREDSVPVIPRAEMLAELMRLKTGIAVGGTHGKTTTTSFLGTIFKEAGLDPTVIIGGRLNSYGSNAFLGQGEFLIAEADESDGTFLCLLPIMTVVTNVDADHMDFYADQTAIDDSFVHFMNQIPFYGLNVVCGDDPGVQRLLPRIKRPVVTYGLEEDNDVRAEILGFNGGSHFRLIYQERPIGELHLKHPGRHNVLNALAAAALALEAGVSEDAVIHGLDCFGGVGRRFETKGERDGVLVVDDYGHHPTEIAATLTTARETYPERRLVVLFQPHRFTRTQALFGQFCRAFEEADLLLLTEIYPASETPIPGVTGANLAQGIRQVSQTRVEFFNDFEAAQEALPGMLRPGDLLITLGAGSVWKVGEHFLQHP encoded by the coding sequence ATGCAATTCAAGATCCAACACATCCACATGATCGGCATCGGGGGGGCCGGAATGAGCGGTATTGCCGAAGTCCTGCTCAGCCTGGGGTACACAGTGACCGGTTCCGATCTGTCCGAAAACGCCGCCGTACGGCGGCTTCGCGAACTCGGGGCCACCATCTATCCCGGCCATGCTCGTGGATATCTGGGGGACGCGGAGGTCGTCGTCCGCTCCTCAGCCGTAGCCGACGACAACCCCGAACTGATCCAGGCCCGGGAAGACAGTGTCCCGGTCATTCCCCGCGCGGAGATGCTGGCCGAGTTGATGCGCCTCAAAACGGGCATTGCTGTGGGCGGGACCCACGGTAAGACAACAACGACTTCGTTTCTGGGGACCATTTTCAAGGAAGCCGGCCTCGACCCGACAGTCATTATCGGTGGGAGGCTCAATTCGTACGGCAGCAACGCCTTTTTGGGCCAGGGCGAATTTTTGATCGCCGAGGCCGATGAATCCGATGGGACTTTTCTCTGCCTGCTGCCGATCATGACCGTGGTCACCAATGTCGACGCCGACCACATGGACTTTTATGCCGATCAGACGGCGATTGATGACAGTTTCGTGCATTTCATGAATCAGATCCCGTTTTACGGTCTCAACGTTGTCTGCGGCGATGACCCCGGCGTCCAGCGGCTTTTGCCGCGCATCAAACGCCCGGTGGTCACCTACGGTTTGGAAGAAGACAACGACGTGCGAGCTGAAATTCTGGGCTTTAACGGGGGAAGCCATTTCCGGCTCATCTATCAGGAACGCCCCATTGGTGAACTCCATCTCAAACATCCAGGCCGGCACAATGTCCTCAACGCCCTGGCCGCTGCGGCACTGGCCCTGGAAGCCGGAGTTTCCGAAGACGCGGTCATCCATGGATTGGACTGTTTCGGCGGTGTGGGGCGCCGTTTCGAAACCAAGGGCGAACGTGACGGCGTGCTGGTGGTCGACGATTATGGTCACCATCCCACGGAGATCGCAGCCACATTGACCACGGCCCGGGAAACGTACCCCGAACGCCGACTGGTAGTGCTTTTCCAGCCCCACCGGTTCACAAGGACGCAGGCCCTGTTCGGGCAATTTTGCCGGGCCTTTGAAGAGGCGGATCTGCTTTTGCTCACAGAAATTTATCCGGCCTCGGAAACCCCCATCCCGGGGGTGACCGGTGCCAACCTGGCCCAGGGGATCCGCCAGGTCAGTCAGACCCGGGTCGAATTCTTTAACGATTTCGAGGCAGCACAAGAGGCCTTGCCCGGAATGCTCCGTCCCGGTGATCTGTTGATCACCCTGGGCGCTGGAAGCGTCTGGAAAGTCGGAGAGCATTTTTTGCAACACCCCTAG
- the murB gene encoding UDP-N-acetylmuramate dehydrogenase, whose protein sequence is MQIIDRPPFAQRTTLRLGGTARAEIGIERDADWEAASRFLEHHQGVPMALGRGSNLLAADGSLPHILVRDSRRGTPVVESETDDGRVLVRVAGGISLPRLLGWLQTRGLSGLEGLAGIPGTVGGAVAMNAGSYGVAIGQAVRGIEIWTPQGGVRWLEPSAWEFSYRRLGLIGLQEMFHLITAVRLQVVPGEKETIRRTMLGHYTHKRRTQPVLAWTCGCVFCNPSPDMPAGMLLDSCGLRGMEHHKVAFSERHANFLINLGGGSSAAAWELIETARQAVAKRYSLALRLEVRVVQ, encoded by the coding sequence ATGCAGATTATTGACCGCCCGCCATTTGCTCAGCGCACTACACTTCGTCTCGGGGGCACCGCCCGGGCCGAGATCGGTATCGAACGTGATGCGGATTGGGAGGCGGCGAGTCGATTTCTGGAACACCATCAAGGTGTGCCTATGGCGTTGGGCCGGGGAAGCAATCTGTTGGCCGCTGATGGCAGTCTGCCGCACATCCTGGTGCGGGACAGCCGACGTGGTACCCCGGTCGTGGAGTCTGAAACCGATGACGGCCGTGTCCTTGTCCGAGTTGCTGGCGGGATTTCCCTGCCGCGGCTTTTGGGCTGGCTTCAAACTCGCGGTTTGTCCGGCCTGGAAGGATTGGCTGGGATCCCCGGAACCGTTGGCGGGGCGGTGGCCATGAATGCCGGTTCATATGGTGTGGCCATTGGTCAGGCCGTGCGGGGAATCGAGATCTGGACGCCGCAGGGAGGGGTGCGCTGGCTGGAGCCAAGCGCCTGGGAATTTAGCTACCGCCGTCTCGGTCTTATAGGATTGCAGGAGATGTTTCACCTGATTACGGCGGTCAGGCTTCAGGTCGTTCCCGGCGAGAAGGAAACTATCCGGCGGACCATGCTGGGGCATTATACCCATAAGCGTCGCACGCAACCGGTCCTGGCCTGGACCTGTGGATGCGTGTTCTGCAATCCGTCACCAGACATGCCCGCGGGCATGTTGCTGGATTCCTGTGGATTACGCGGAATGGAACACCACAAAGTGGCTTTTTCCGAACGGCACGCCAATTTTTTGATCAACCTCGGCGGCGGCTCGAGCGCGGCAGCATGGGAACTCATTGAAACGGCACGGCAAGCGGTTGCCAAACGGTACAGTCTTGCACTGCGCTTGGAGGTTCGGGTGGTCCAATGA
- a CDS encoding cell division protein FtsQ/DivIB, which yields MRFATTCLWLGGTTVFLVAVSWGLLAGYRYLTSHPYFTLREVSIEGNERLTDTAVLQLAGIAPGENSLAVDMGRAKNRLMQNPWVERVLLRRILPDKVQIHVQERKAVFWVRKQDGLYFADRRGEAIAPVSRDRFVSLPLLDLGTQHEHRETVALFADRLQQRRLPFSAAEVDWVRFDSEFVLEAQLRDSGPRVVLETHDLARHCQKLLAVWRDLNERDELDEASSLVFFRDKAWARF from the coding sequence GTGCGGTTTGCAACCACATGTTTGTGGCTCGGGGGGACCACTGTTTTTCTGGTCGCAGTGAGTTGGGGCCTTTTAGCTGGCTACCGGTATCTGACGTCGCATCCGTATTTTACGCTGCGGGAAGTCAGTATTGAAGGCAACGAACGGCTCACCGATACCGCTGTCCTCCAACTTGCGGGCATCGCTCCCGGGGAGAACAGCCTGGCCGTGGATATGGGGCGGGCTAAGAACCGCCTGATGCAGAATCCCTGGGTCGAACGGGTCTTGTTGCGCCGGATTTTGCCGGACAAGGTTCAGATCCATGTCCAGGAACGCAAAGCGGTCTTTTGGGTCCGCAAGCAGGATGGCCTGTATTTTGCCGATCGCAGAGGGGAGGCGATTGCTCCGGTGAGCAGGGATCGTTTTGTCTCCCTGCCGCTTTTGGACCTCGGTACGCAGCACGAGCACCGGGAGACAGTGGCCCTTTTCGCCGACCGTCTCCAACAGCGACGCCTGCCGTTTAGCGCCGCGGAAGTGGATTGGGTGCGTTTCGATTCCGAGTTTGTCCTGGAAGCCCAACTCCGCGATTCCGGACCACGAGTTGTTCTGGAGACCCACGATCTGGCCCGGCATTGTCAAAAGCTTCTCGCGGTGTGGCGGGATCTCAACGAACGCGATGAATTGGACGAGGCGTCCTCGTTGGTCTTTTTTCGGGATAAGGCCTGGGCCCGGTTTTGA
- the ftsA gene encoding cell division protein FtsA, whose product MAKSKSDLIVGLDIGTTKICSVVGEASSEGVDVVGIGTSPSTGLRKGVVVNIEQTVRSIKKALEEAELMAGCEIRSVYAGIAGSHIKGFNSHGVIAVKGGEVTQKDVDRVIDAAKAVAIPLDREVIHILPQEYIVDDQRGIADPLGMAGVRLEVKVHIVTGAVTSAQNIIRSCHRSGLDVSDIVLESLASSQAVLTEEEREIGVALVDIGGGTTDVAIFTNDSIRHTSVLALGGMNLTNDIAFGLRTPMLSAEKIKIKHGCALSELIQGDEVIEVPSVGGRGARKLSRQVLAEICEPRLEEILALVDQELVRSGYKNLVGSGVVLTGGTTLIEGIQELGEQIFNLPTRVGYPQEVGGLKDVVMNPMYATGVGLLNFGAQQRKTDQSFRIREENMFNRILARMKRWFEDVS is encoded by the coding sequence ATGGCGAAATCCAAATCTGATCTCATAGTCGGCCTGGATATCGGGACAACGAAAATCTGCTCCGTGGTCGGCGAAGCCTCTTCCGAAGGAGTGGATGTCGTCGGCATCGGCACCAGCCCTTCCACCGGGTTGCGCAAGGGGGTGGTCGTCAATATCGAGCAGACGGTGCGCTCAATCAAGAAGGCCCTGGAAGAGGCGGAGTTGATGGCCGGTTGTGAAATCAGGTCCGTCTACGCCGGCATTGCGGGCAGCCATATCAAGGGCTTCAATAGTCATGGGGTGATCGCTGTCAAAGGCGGTGAAGTAACCCAGAAGGATGTCGACCGCGTCATCGACGCGGCCAAGGCGGTGGCTATCCCTCTGGACCGGGAAGTCATCCATATTCTGCCCCAGGAATACATCGTCGACGACCAGCGCGGTATCGCCGATCCCCTGGGCATGGCCGGGGTTCGACTGGAGGTGAAGGTGCACATCGTCACCGGAGCGGTGACCAGCGCCCAGAATATCATTCGCTCCTGCCACCGTTCGGGGCTCGATGTCTCGGATATTGTGCTCGAATCCCTGGCCTCCTCGCAGGCGGTATTGACCGAAGAAGAGCGAGAGATCGGCGTGGCTTTGGTCGATATCGGCGGCGGCACAACGGATGTCGCCATTTTCACCAATGACTCCATTCGTCATACCTCCGTGTTGGCCTTAGGCGGCATGAATCTGACCAATGATATCGCTTTTGGTCTGCGCACGCCGATGCTCAGCGCGGAAAAGATCAAAATCAAGCATGGTTGCGCTTTGTCAGAGTTGATCCAGGGGGATGAGGTCATTGAAGTGCCCAGTGTGGGAGGACGCGGAGCGCGCAAGCTTTCGCGCCAGGTGCTGGCCGAGATCTGCGAACCCCGCCTGGAAGAGATTCTGGCCCTGGTGGACCAGGAACTCGTCCGTTCCGGATACAAGAACCTGGTCGGATCCGGCGTTGTTTTGACCGGCGGCACCACCCTGATTGAGGGCATCCAGGAGTTGGGGGAACAGATCTTCAACCTGCCGACCCGGGTGGGGTACCCCCAGGAGGTCGGCGGACTCAAAGATGTGGTCATGAATCCCATGTACGCCACAGGGGTCGGTCTGCTCAACTTTGGCGCCCAGCAGCGCAAGACCGATCAAAGCTTCAGGATCCGGGAAGAAAACATGTTCAATCGGATTCTGGCCCGGATGAAACGGTGGTTTGAAGACGTGAGCTGA
- the ftsZ gene encoding cell division protein FtsZ has translation MEFLELEREGAARIKVFGIGGGGGNAVNNMITSSLQGVSFIAANTDVQALKDAKAETQIQLGEKLTKGLGAGADPEVGRDAAQESLEQIQAQLEGVDMVFVTAGMGGGTGTGAAPVIAKAAKDMGALTVAVVTKPFYFEGKRRQQQADKGIKALRDVVDSIITIPNDRLLSLASKKATFLEMLKKADEVLFYAVKGISDLIMVHGMINLDFADVKSVMSEMGLAMMGTGISQGEGRAREAAMKAITSPLLEDVSIDGAKGVLINVTAGQDLTIDEVSEAANIIYEAAHEDAQIYFGTVFGQESSDELRITVIATGIEEPEQVEDTKGNISQLLNLKKQKQQPAQQQAQQSSGNASQQNQWPQKARRPLLPEDSEDLSVPTYLRHRSTQQEEQQPAHNNPKPGEEEFIFDEEEFEIPSFIRKQAD, from the coding sequence ATGGAATTTTTAGAACTCGAACGCGAAGGCGCGGCTCGGATCAAGGTCTTCGGTATCGGCGGTGGCGGCGGCAATGCCGTCAACAACATGATCACTTCTTCGTTACAGGGTGTTTCGTTCATTGCCGCAAACACTGATGTTCAGGCGCTCAAAGACGCCAAGGCCGAGACCCAGATCCAACTCGGCGAGAAATTGACCAAAGGGCTTGGCGCGGGTGCCGACCCTGAAGTGGGTCGAGACGCGGCTCAGGAGAGTCTGGAGCAGATCCAGGCCCAACTCGAAGGTGTGGATATGGTTTTCGTCACCGCCGGGATGGGCGGCGGTACGGGAACCGGCGCTGCTCCGGTCATCGCCAAGGCGGCCAAGGATATGGGCGCCCTGACCGTGGCTGTAGTCACTAAACCATTTTATTTCGAGGGCAAACGGCGCCAGCAACAGGCGGATAAGGGCATCAAGGCCCTGCGCGATGTCGTGGACTCAATCATCACTATTCCCAACGACCGTTTGCTGTCCCTGGCCTCGAAAAAGGCCACCTTCCTGGAAATGCTCAAAAAGGCCGACGAGGTCCTCTTCTACGCGGTCAAGGGCATTTCCGATCTGATCATGGTCCACGGCATGATCAACCTCGACTTTGCCGACGTGAAATCGGTCATGAGCGAGATGGGGCTGGCCATGATGGGCACCGGGATCTCGCAAGGTGAAGGACGGGCCCGTGAAGCAGCGATGAAGGCCATCACCAGTCCATTACTGGAGGATGTCTCCATTGACGGTGCCAAGGGGGTCTTGATCAATGTGACCGCTGGCCAGGATTTGACCATCGATGAGGTCAGCGAAGCGGCCAATATTATTTACGAGGCCGCCCATGAGGACGCCCAGATCTATTTTGGGACCGTCTTTGGCCAGGAAAGCAGCGACGAGTTGCGGATCACGGTGATCGCCACGGGTATCGAAGAGCCGGAACAGGTCGAGGATACCAAAGGCAATATCAGCCAATTGCTGAATCTGAAAAAGCAAAAACAGCAACCGGCACAACAACAGGCCCAGCAAAGCAGCGGCAATGCTTCGCAACAAAACCAATGGCCGCAGAAGGCGCGCCGGCCCTTATTGCCAGAGGATTCTGAAGATCTGAGTGTGCCGACCTACCTCAGACACCGAAGCACCCAGCAGGAAGAGCAACAACCGGCGCACAACAATCCCAAGCCCGGCGAAGAGGAATTTATTTTCGACGAAGAGGAGTTTGAGATCCCCTCCTTTATCCGCAAGCAGGCGGACTGA